Proteins from a single region of Streptomyces sp. TN58:
- a CDS encoding ASCH domain-containing protein — MYVPPSARALDEDERELVELARRTIDAHTDAGPDEDGIHTMGAAVMAADYRMFAGVNLYHFTGGPCAELVALGAARAGGARQMRCIVAVGNHGRGVVGPCGRDRQVFVDYYPTMRVIVPTPAGPMSVIAADLMPLTQRWTPDGMNGLDPSLYQDPETAGPPIIRFDPRYLEAVRSGVKTKTTRFQDRAQLGPARLVFASDPEVVLPADVTDIRHCLVSDLTDQDAQAEGLATATELRAGLKGHYPDLAATDEVDVVTFQTNDGAGARRPDEPASGLRGVGTAPTW, encoded by the coding sequence GTGTACGTACCACCGTCTGCCCGAGCTCTCGATGAGGACGAGCGTGAGCTCGTGGAGCTGGCCCGCCGCACCATAGACGCACATACCGACGCCGGGCCCGACGAGGACGGGATCCACACGATGGGCGCCGCGGTCATGGCCGCCGACTACCGGATGTTCGCCGGCGTGAACCTCTATCACTTCACCGGCGGCCCCTGCGCGGAACTCGTTGCTCTGGGAGCCGCACGAGCCGGGGGCGCCCGCCAGATGCGCTGCATCGTCGCCGTGGGGAACCACGGGCGGGGGGTCGTCGGCCCGTGCGGGCGTGACCGCCAGGTCTTCGTGGACTACTACCCCACCATGCGCGTCATCGTGCCCACACCCGCGGGGCCCATGTCCGTCATCGCCGCCGACCTGATGCCGCTGACTCAGCGATGGACCCCGGACGGCATGAACGGTCTCGACCCGTCGCTTTACCAGGACCCCGAGACGGCCGGTCCCCCGATCATCCGGTTCGACCCCCGCTACCTCGAAGCCGTCCGCTCCGGCGTAAAGACCAAGACCACCCGCTTCCAGGACCGGGCCCAGCTCGGGCCGGCACGGCTGGTGTTCGCGAGCGACCCGGAAGTCGTCCTGCCGGCAGACGTGACCGACATCAGGCACTGCCTGGTCAGCGACCTCACCGACCAGGACGCCCAAGCCGAGGGGCTGGCGACCGCGACCGAACTCCGGGCAGGCCTCAAGGGGCACTACCCGGACCTGGCGGCAACCGACGAAGTCGACGTGGTCACCTTCCAGACCAACGACGGGGCGGGCGCTCGCAGGCCGGACGAACCGGCATCGGGTCTGCGCGGCGTAGGGACGGCCCCTACGTGGTGA
- a CDS encoding histidine phosphatase family protein, whose product MHVRVSLVAAARSSSLLAERFDDDRPLDGAGWRAVESAAQGLVPLAAAELRYCSPTPRSRATGEALGYAPLAQPALRECDMGRWRGLTLAEVAAQEPAAVDQWLSDPLAAPHGGESLLAFISRIGGWLDTRPAEDGGAIVAVAEPSVVRAALVYALQVPPLTYWNVDVRPLSTMTLTGFPGQWHLSLQPPP is encoded by the coding sequence ATGCATGTTCGGGTCTCGCTCGTCGCCGCAGCCCGCAGTTCCTCGCTGCTCGCCGAGCGCTTCGACGACGACCGCCCGCTGGACGGTGCCGGCTGGCGGGCCGTCGAGTCCGCCGCCCAGGGCCTTGTACCCCTGGCGGCGGCCGAGTTGCGCTACTGCTCGCCCACCCCGCGCAGCCGGGCCACGGGCGAAGCCCTCGGGTACGCCCCCCTGGCCCAGCCCGCGCTGCGCGAGTGCGACATGGGCCGCTGGCGGGGGCTGACCCTCGCGGAGGTGGCGGCGCAGGAGCCCGCGGCGGTCGACCAGTGGCTCAGCGACCCGCTGGCCGCCCCGCACGGAGGGGAGTCGCTGCTCGCCTTCATCTCCCGGATCGGAGGGTGGCTCGACACCAGGCCGGCCGAGGACGGCGGTGCGATCGTGGCGGTGGCCGAGCCCTCGGTGGTCCGCGCCGCCCTGGTCTACGCCCTGCAGGTGCCCCCGCTGACCTACTGGAACGTGGACGTCCGGCCGCTGTCCACGATGACCCTCACAGGCTTCCCCGGCCAGTGGCACCTCTCCCTCCAGCCCCCGCCTTGA
- a CDS encoding DUF2199 domain-containing protein, which produces MNYTAGAPAVWDPAFADSDDCLLSSDQCVIRAQHYFVKGLIEIPVIDSDEVFSWAVWVSLSRENFSRAADLWDTPGRETEKPYFGWLTTDLPVYSPTTLNLKTHVHTRPVGERPLVELEPTDHPLAAEQRTGITRDRVREIATAVRHRDGRHP; this is translated from the coding sequence ATGAACTACACGGCTGGGGCTCCAGCCGTCTGGGATCCGGCCTTCGCCGACTCCGACGATTGCCTTCTCTCGTCGGACCAGTGCGTGATCCGTGCGCAGCACTACTTCGTCAAGGGTCTGATCGAAATACCGGTGATCGACAGCGACGAGGTGTTCTCCTGGGCGGTCTGGGTCTCCCTCAGCCGCGAGAACTTCTCCCGCGCGGCGGACCTGTGGGACACCCCCGGCCGGGAGACGGAGAAGCCCTACTTCGGCTGGCTCACCACCGACCTCCCGGTGTATTCGCCCACGACCCTGAACCTGAAGACCCACGTCCACACCCGTCCCGTCGGCGAGCGTCCCCTCGTCGAACTCGAACCCACCGACCACCCACTCGCCGCCGAACAGCGAACGGGCATCACCCGGGACCGCGTCCGGGAGATCGCCACGGCAGTGCGCCACCGGGACGGAAGGCACCCGTGA
- a CDS encoding PQQ-binding-like beta-propeller repeat protein, translating to MSELGPDWEPRLTVHAVEELSDGRILAALDGVQLECWLPSGTRAWTVPDEEGGREIAVARDEKSAWVSLARPERHNRRTQSVVRLSLADGAEEDRVAPTGCVSLSSAADGAPVLSPSGYRIRGVPVAARHPLHIRHASRAWFLSYVRQEGTRRSHPGTPWMATAELKPGRGSDRPAEPTRTDVLRQFPYSWVADEEHLGGPGVESADGSLIHAGTVFRQSRRPGDSFVVRREASDGSGGTPRWAFRTDCHATALDADTTTAFVAYDDGEIVALDLDDGTVLWRHRLTIGNVTAIPTALTVSRQGRLVIGTRDGRILLCSVTT from the coding sequence GTGAGTGAGCTGGGCCCGGACTGGGAGCCGCGCCTCACCGTGCATGCGGTCGAAGAGCTCTCGGACGGCCGGATCCTCGCCGCACTCGACGGAGTGCAGTTGGAGTGCTGGCTCCCGTCGGGAACGCGGGCATGGACCGTCCCGGACGAGGAAGGAGGCCGCGAGATCGCCGTGGCCCGGGACGAGAAATCGGCCTGGGTCTCACTCGCGCGCCCCGAGAGACACAACCGGCGCACACAGTCCGTGGTCCGGCTGTCCCTGGCGGACGGAGCGGAAGAGGACCGGGTCGCACCGACCGGCTGCGTATCGCTGTCGAGTGCCGCGGACGGCGCGCCGGTCCTCTCCCCCTCCGGGTACCGAATACGAGGAGTGCCCGTTGCCGCCAGGCACCCCCTTCACATCCGGCACGCGAGCCGCGCCTGGTTCCTGTCCTACGTACGGCAGGAAGGCACTCGGCGTTCACATCCCGGAACTCCGTGGATGGCCACGGCCGAGCTGAAGCCCGGACGGGGGTCCGACCGACCGGCCGAGCCGACGCGAACGGACGTGCTGCGCCAGTTCCCCTACTCCTGGGTCGCCGACGAAGAGCATCTCGGCGGGCCAGGTGTGGAGAGTGCGGACGGGAGCCTGATCCACGCCGGCACCGTCTTCAGGCAGAGTCGCCGGCCCGGTGACTCGTTCGTCGTACGCCGTGAAGCGTCCGACGGCTCCGGTGGAACACCGCGATGGGCCTTCCGCACCGACTGCCACGCCACCGCGCTGGACGCCGACACGACCACCGCCTTCGTCGCCTACGACGACGGCGAGATCGTCGCCCTCGACCTCGACGACGGCACCGTGCTCTGGCGCCACCGTCTCACCATCGGAAACGTGACCGCCATCCCCACCGCGCTCACCGTCTCCCGGCAGGGGCGTCTCGTCATCGGGACCCGCGATGGCCGAATCCTCCTGTGCTCCGTCACCACGTAG